The following are encoded in a window of Lichenicola cladoniae genomic DNA:
- a CDS encoding tetratricopeptide repeat protein: MAQGETIAMVIKTSLHLSALLIVAIASGSADMLWTVAHAAEPRPAPASRLQRLARLEAPPVRQTRLASRKPVAETNACLVLLASDPETAADAARDWAKHGGGDDAAQCAALSDIALGDTVGGAGSLDTLSQRGSSPAAHRAQFADQAMQAWLLAGHPTDALASARRAVALDPLDLGLLVDRGRALVAAGNPAGAVTDLSKVLATRPADRDALVTRASAFRRLERLREARADIDTACRLAPDEPSALLERGILRERAGDADGARTDWDRIVSLAPDTHEADMAQQDLALLDAGPSER, translated from the coding sequence GTGGCGCAAGGTGAAACGATCGCCATGGTCATCAAAACCAGTCTTCACCTGTCGGCACTCCTGATCGTCGCGATCGCCAGCGGCAGCGCGGACATGTTGTGGACCGTGGCACACGCCGCCGAACCCCGCCCCGCGCCGGCGTCGCGGCTGCAACGCCTCGCCCGGCTCGAGGCTCCCCCGGTTCGGCAGACCCGTCTCGCGAGCCGCAAGCCCGTGGCGGAAACGAACGCCTGCCTCGTCCTGCTCGCCTCCGATCCGGAAACCGCCGCCGACGCCGCCCGTGACTGGGCCAAACATGGCGGTGGCGACGACGCAGCTCAATGCGCGGCACTGTCCGACATCGCGCTCGGCGATACGGTGGGCGGCGCCGGCTCGCTGGATACGCTGTCCCAACGCGGCAGTTCTCCCGCCGCGCACCGGGCGCAGTTCGCCGACCAGGCGATGCAGGCCTGGCTGCTGGCCGGCCACCCGACCGACGCACTGGCATCGGCCCGGCGGGCGGTGGCGCTCGACCCGCTCGATCTCGGGCTGCTTGTCGATCGCGGGCGCGCCCTGGTCGCGGCGGGCAACCCCGCCGGCGCGGTGACCGACCTGTCGAAGGTGCTGGCGACCCGCCCGGCCGACCGGGATGCACTGGTCACCCGCGCCTCGGCGTTCCGCCGGCTGGAGCGGCTGCGCGAGGCGAGAGCCGACATCGACACGGCCTGCCGGCTGGCACCGGACGAGCCGTCGGCGCTGCTCGAACGCGGCATCCTGCGCGAGCGGGCCGGCGATGCGGACGGGGCGCGGACCGACTGGGACCGCATCGTGTCGCTGGCGCCGGACACCCACGAGGCGGACATGGCGCAACAGGACCTGGCGCTGCTCGATGCGGGCCCCAGCGAAAGATAG
- a CDS encoding ABC transporter ATP-binding protein: MSLTHRSETGHPSAGPASAGAQVGTGIGAGGKRRSGHKREEAVTISDADLIRLAPRPLAFMFRYVLHHKVQHLLILASVVVAVAAVVGSSYAVHYLVDTLTGYHGGSMRTVWGAVGLLGALIAVDNLAWRVGGWVAARAFVEVTGDLRRDLFRHLTGHAPSYFADRMPGTLAGRITATSNAMFTLENLATWNVLPPVLNVALSILLLLTVSPLMAVVLIALAAAISLLMFRLAASGRPLHHRYASDAARVDGELLDIINNMPLVRAFGATRRERVRFSQRMEGEMSARSRSLRYLERLRLIHAVLTAILTAGLLIWAVMLWHQHAASIGDVVMVVTLGFMILHGTRDLAVALVETIQHVARLAEALSTLLLPHDMPDAADAGGFHGQARGEIVFEHVTYSYPGGGPVLDDFNLRVDAGTRIGMVGRSGSGKTTVLALLQRMRYIQGGRIMIDGKDLLSLTEEALRAVISVVPQDVSLFHRSVLENIRYGKPEATDEEVHAAAEASGCREFIEDMPEGFRTEVGDRGVKLSGGQRQRLAIARAFLRNAPILLLDEATSALDSESEQKVQEALDRLMVGRTVVAVAHRLSTLRDFDRIVVMQSGRVLQDGAPSVLERSEGAYRDLLSRQAMSLEDVL; this comes from the coding sequence ATGAGTTTGACGCATAGGTCGGAGACCGGCCACCCATCCGCTGGTCCTGCCTCTGCTGGCGCCCAGGTTGGCACTGGCATCGGTGCCGGTGGCAAACGCCGTTCCGGACATAAGCGCGAAGAGGCGGTGACCATCAGCGATGCCGACCTGATCCGGCTGGCACCGAGGCCGCTCGCCTTCATGTTCCGCTACGTGTTGCACCACAAGGTGCAGCACCTGCTGATCCTGGCCTCGGTCGTGGTCGCGGTGGCGGCCGTGGTCGGCTCGTCCTACGCCGTCCATTACCTGGTCGACACGCTGACCGGCTATCACGGTGGCTCGATGCGGACGGTATGGGGGGCGGTCGGGCTGCTCGGCGCGCTGATCGCGGTGGACAACCTCGCCTGGCGGGTCGGCGGCTGGGTCGCGGCCAGGGCATTCGTCGAGGTGACCGGCGACCTGCGGCGCGACCTGTTCCGGCACCTGACCGGGCATGCGCCGTCCTATTTCGCCGACCGGATGCCCGGCACGCTGGCCGGACGCATCACCGCGACCTCGAACGCCATGTTCACGCTGGAGAACCTGGCAACCTGGAACGTGCTGCCGCCGGTCCTGAACGTCGCCCTGTCGATCCTGCTGTTGCTGACCGTCAGCCCGCTGATGGCGGTGGTGCTGATCGCACTGGCGGCGGCGATCTCGCTGCTGATGTTCCGGCTGGCCGCCAGCGGGCGTCCGCTGCACCATCGCTATGCCTCGGATGCGGCCCGGGTGGACGGCGAACTGCTCGACATCATCAACAACATGCCCCTGGTCAGGGCGTTCGGCGCCACCAGGCGCGAGCGGGTCCGGTTCAGCCAGCGCATGGAAGGCGAGATGTCGGCCCGCAGCCGCTCGCTCCGCTACCTGGAGCGGCTGCGGCTGATCCATGCGGTGCTCACCGCGATCCTCACCGCCGGCCTGCTGATCTGGGCGGTGATGCTGTGGCACCAGCATGCCGCCAGCATCGGCGACGTGGTCATGGTGGTGACGCTCGGCTTCATGATCCTGCACGGCACCCGTGACCTTGCCGTGGCGCTGGTCGAGACCATCCAGCACGTCGCCCGGCTGGCCGAGGCCCTGTCCACGCTGCTGCTGCCGCACGACATGCCCGACGCTGCCGATGCCGGCGGCTTTCATGGCCAGGCGCGCGGCGAGATCGTGTTCGAGCACGTGACCTATTCCTATCCGGGCGGCGGCCCGGTGCTGGACGACTTCAACCTGCGCGTCGATGCCGGCACCCGGATCGGCATGGTCGGGCGCTCCGGCTCGGGCAAGACCACCGTTCTCGCCCTGCTCCAGCGCATGCGCTACATCCAGGGCGGCCGCATCATGATCGACGGCAAGGACCTGCTCAGCCTGACCGAGGAGGCATTGCGGGCGGTCATCTCGGTCGTGCCGCAGGATGTTTCGTTGTTTCATCGCTCGGTGCTCGAGAACATCCGCTACGGAAAGCCGGAAGCCACCGACGAGGAGGTCCACGCCGCCGCCGAGGCATCCGGCTGCCGCGAGTTCATCGAGGACATGCCGGAAGGGTTCCGGACCGAGGTCGGCGATCGCGGCGTGAAGCTGTCCGGCGGGCAACGGCAGCGCCTGGCGATCGCACGGGCATTCCTGCGCAACGCCCCGATCCTGCTGCTCGACGAGGCCACCAGTGCGCTCGACAGCGAGAGCGAGCAGAAGGTCCAGGAGGCGCTGGACCGCCTGATGGTCGGCCGCACCGTAGTTGCGGTGGCGCATCGTTTATCAACACTTCGCGACTTCGACCGGATTGTCGTCATGCAATCGGGACGCGTCCTGCAGGACGGCGCCCCGTCCGTTCTGGAGCGCAGCGAGGGTGCATACCGCGATCTGCTGTCGCGCCAGGCGATGAGCCTCGAGGATGTTCTCTGA
- the minE gene encoding cell division topological specificity factor MinE: protein MSFLSQFFAKRSSAPVARDRLQILLAHERTSGEGQSELIAKLREEILDVIARHVPIDRDKVQIKLDRGAAVSTLEIDIEVPQLKKKLDPVIAKPNVVEAGIKKNLDAKADPASGNQSLPTGP from the coding sequence ATGAGCTTTCTTTCACAGTTCTTCGCAAAGCGCAGTTCGGCACCGGTCGCGCGCGACCGCCTGCAGATCCTGCTGGCCCACGAGCGGACCAGCGGCGAAGGCCAGTCCGAGCTGATCGCCAAGCTGCGTGAGGAAATCCTCGACGTGATCGCCCGGCATGTGCCAATCGACCGCGACAAGGTGCAGATCAAGCTCGACCGCGGCGCGGCGGTCTCGACGCTCGAGATCGACATCGAGGTGCCGCAGCTGAAGAAGAAGCTCGATCCGGTCATCGCGAAACCGAACGTGGTCGAAGCCGGGATCAAGAAGAACCTGGACGCCAAGGCCGATCCGGCCAGCGGCAACCAGTCGCTGCCGACCGGGCCGTAA
- the minD gene encoding septum site-determining protein MinD, with protein MAKVLVVTSGKGGVGKTTSTAALGAALAQTGQNVVVVDFDVGLRNLDLVMGAERRVVFDLINVVQGDAKLSQALIRDKRVETLSILPASQTRDKDALTADGVERVINELREKFDWIVCDSPAGIERGAQLAMYHADEAVVVTNPEVSSVRDSDRIIGMLDSTTAKAKAGEKINKHLLLTRYDQARAARGEMLRVEDVLEILSIPLIGIIPESEEVLRASNIGSPVTLSNPDSAPARAYFDAVRRLQGESLEMQVPSERKSLFAKLFKWRLA; from the coding sequence ATGGCCAAAGTGCTGGTCGTCACATCAGGCAAGGGTGGCGTCGGGAAAACGACCTCAACCGCCGCTCTCGGCGCCGCTCTCGCACAGACCGGGCAGAACGTGGTCGTGGTCGATTTCGACGTCGGCCTGCGCAACCTGGACCTGGTGATGGGCGCCGAGCGCCGCGTGGTGTTCGACCTGATCAACGTGGTGCAGGGCGATGCCAAGCTGAGCCAGGCGCTGATTCGCGACAAGCGGGTCGAGACGCTCTCGATCCTTCCGGCCAGCCAGACCCGCGACAAGGACGCCCTCACCGCCGACGGCGTCGAGCGGGTCATCAACGAGCTGCGCGAGAAGTTCGACTGGATCGTCTGCGACAGCCCGGCCGGGATCGAGCGCGGCGCGCAGCTGGCGATGTACCATGCCGACGAAGCGGTGGTCGTGACCAACCCAGAGGTCTCCTCGGTGCGCGACAGCGACCGGATCATCGGGATGCTGGACAGCACCACCGCCAAGGCGAAAGCCGGCGAGAAGATCAACAAGCACCTGTTGCTGACCCGTTACGACCAGGCGCGTGCGGCGCGCGGCGAGATGCTTCGCGTCGAGGACGTGCTGGAAATCCTGTCGATCCCGCTGATCGGCATCATTCCGGAAAGCGAGGAGGTGCTGCGCGCCTCCAACATCGGTTCGCCGGTCACCCTGAGCAATCCGGACAGCGCACCGGCGCGGGCCTATTTCGATGCGGTTCGGCGCCTGCAGGGCGAGAGCCTGGAGATGCAGGTGCCGTCGGAGCGGAAAAGCCTGTTCGCCAAGCTCTTCAAGTGGAGGCTCGCATGA
- a CDS encoding BaiN/RdsA family NAD(P)/FAD-dependent oxidoreductase, whose protein sequence is MASDWSAIMGDPRRFDVAILGAGAAGLMAAIAAGRRGRSVLLLDHAEEPGAKIVISGGGRCNFTNRDCKPDRFQSQNPHFARSALARYTSADFLALVEKHKIVWHEKTLGQLFCDGSARQIVAMLLAECEAAGVTLRTGQRITDISRPDRFRLMTDEGAVEADSLIVATGGLSIPKMGATGFAYDIARRFDVPIVPTMPALVPFTFGDEQPAMRTLAGVSLEVMARCGGASFREAMLFTHRGLSGPSMLQVSSYWREDQQIHVDLAPGQDLAALFRQRRQTRGKAELQTILGEFMPLRLAQAVTLEQGASGPFGGLNQVTLNAVIERLKDWRLSPTGTEGYAKAEVTGGGIDTKALSSKTMAVTAVPGLFFIGEAVDVTGWLGGYNFQWAWSSGWAAGMAA, encoded by the coding sequence ATGGCGTCCGACTGGTCCGCGATCATGGGCGACCCGCGTCGCTTCGACGTGGCGATCCTCGGCGCCGGTGCTGCCGGGCTGATGGCGGCGATCGCGGCCGGGCGCCGGGGCCGCAGCGTGCTGCTGCTCGACCATGCCGAGGAGCCGGGCGCCAAGATCGTGATTTCCGGCGGCGGGCGCTGCAACTTCACCAACCGCGACTGCAAGCCGGATCGCTTCCAGTCGCAGAACCCGCATTTCGCCCGCTCGGCCCTGGCCCGCTACACCAGCGCCGACTTCCTCGCCCTGGTCGAGAAGCACAAGATCGTCTGGCACGAGAAAACCCTCGGCCAGCTGTTCTGCGACGGCTCGGCCCGGCAGATCGTGGCCATGCTGCTGGCCGAGTGCGAGGCGGCCGGCGTCACGCTCCGCACCGGGCAGCGCATCACCGACATCAGCCGTCCCGACCGGTTCCGCCTGATGACCGACGAGGGCGCGGTCGAGGCCGACAGCCTGATCGTCGCCACCGGTGGCCTGTCGATCCCCAAGATGGGCGCCACCGGCTTCGCCTACGACATCGCGCGCCGCTTCGACGTGCCGATCGTGCCGACCATGCCCGCCCTGGTGCCGTTCACCTTCGGCGACGAGCAGCCGGCGATGCGCACGCTGGCCGGCGTGTCGCTGGAGGTCATGGCGCGCTGCGGCGGCGCCTCGTTCCGCGAGGCGATGCTGTTCACCCACCGCGGCCTGTCCGGCCCGTCGATGCTGCAGGTGTCGTCGTACTGGCGCGAGGACCAGCAGATCCATGTCGATCTGGCCCCCGGCCAGGATCTCGCGGCGTTGTTCCGGCAGCGGCGGCAGACCCGCGGCAAGGCCGAGCTGCAGACCATCCTCGGCGAGTTCATGCCGCTCCGGCTGGCCCAGGCGGTGACGCTGGAGCAGGGCGCGTCCGGCCCGTTCGGCGGCCTGAACCAGGTGACGCTGAACGCGGTGATCGAGCGGCTGAAGGACTGGCGCCTGAGCCCGACCGGCACCGAGGGCTATGCCAAGGCCGAGGTCACCGGCGGCGGCATCGACACCAAGGCGCTGTCCTCGAAAACCATGGCGGTGACCGCCGTGCCCGGCCTGTTCTTCATCGGCGAGGCGGTGGACGTGACCGGCTGGCTCGGCGGCTACAACTTCCAGTGGGCCTGGTCGAGCGGCTGGGCCGCCGGCATGGCTGCCTGA
- a CDS encoding glycosyltransferase family 4 protein: protein MRIAQIAPLHEAVPPKLYGGTERVVSFLTEELVNLGHEVTLFASGDSITSANLHASWPRALRLDPAIRDPIAPHMLMMEHVAQRLEQFDVLHFHMDYWPFTHFGRQSVPFLTTMHGRLDLPELQPVFDAFPHAPLVSISDSQRRPLQRANFVRTVHHGLPEMLLTPQGNPDGSDRSYLAFLGRICPEKGVDKAIRIARAVGIPLKIAAKVDKVDVEYFEHQIKPMLGNGVELIGEINDGQKAAFLSGARGLLMPIDWPEPFGLVMIEAMACGTPVIAFNRGSVPEVLEDGLTGLIVEDETGAIGAIARLDSLQPQLIRQRFETHFTARRMAEDYLGIYRQLDALHRPSLRLVSRD from the coding sequence ATGCGCATAGCCCAGATTGCCCCCCTCCATGAGGCCGTCCCTCCCAAGCTCTATGGCGGGACCGAGCGGGTGGTATCCTTCCTCACCGAGGAGTTGGTCAATCTTGGCCATGAGGTCACCCTTTTCGCCAGCGGCGACAGCATCACCTCGGCCAACCTGCATGCGTCCTGGCCGCGCGCGCTGAGGCTGGACCCGGCTATTCGCGACCCGATCGCGCCGCACATGCTGATGATGGAGCACGTGGCGCAGCGGCTCGAGCAGTTCGACGTGCTGCATTTCCACATGGACTACTGGCCGTTCACCCATTTCGGCCGCCAGTCGGTGCCGTTCCTGACCACCATGCACGGACGCCTGGACCTGCCGGAGCTGCAGCCGGTGTTCGATGCCTTCCCGCACGCACCCCTGGTCTCGATCTCGGACAGCCAGCGCCGGCCGCTGCAGCGGGCTAATTTCGTGCGCACCGTGCATCACGGCCTGCCCGAGATGCTGCTGACCCCGCAGGGCAACCCTGACGGCAGCGACCGCAGCTACTTGGCGTTCCTCGGTCGCATCTGCCCCGAAAAGGGCGTCGACAAGGCGATCCGCATCGCCCGCGCGGTGGGCATTCCGCTGAAGATCGCCGCCAAGGTCGACAAGGTCGATGTCGAGTATTTCGAGCACCAGATCAAGCCGATGCTGGGCAACGGGGTCGAGCTGATCGGCGAGATCAACGATGGCCAGAAGGCCGCCTTCCTGTCCGGCGCCCGCGGCCTGCTGATGCCGATCGACTGGCCGGAGCCGTTCGGCCTGGTGATGATCGAGGCGATGGCCTGCGGCACCCCGGTGATCGCATTCAACCGTGGCTCGGTGCCGGAAGTGCTCGAGGACGGGCTCACCGGCCTGATCGTCGAGGACGAGACCGGCGCGATCGGCGCCATCGCGCGCCTGGACAGCCTGCAGCCGCAGCTGATCCGGCAGCGCTTCGAGACCCATTTCACCGCGCGCCGCATGGCCGAGGATTATCTGGGGATCTACCGCCAGCTGGACGCGCTGCACCGGCCGT
- the minC gene encoding septum site-determining protein MinC produces the protein MALVLSPEPPLVGWVVALDAQIAKSAAFFDAKPVILDCGLLTADEAGLADLVPALLERGIRLIEIEGADPEWPATAGWEWPRGYSGGRAVGAVEIPEEALPPPPDPARASLVIDEPVRSGRSVSFPEGDVIIIGSVASGAEITAGGSIHVYGTLRGRALAGVGGNASARILCRRMNAELIAIDGFYMTADDMPAERIGQAIQARLDGESLVLLPID, from the coding sequence ATGGCGCTGGTGCTGTCGCCAGAGCCGCCGCTGGTCGGCTGGGTGGTTGCCCTGGATGCGCAGATCGCCAAGTCCGCCGCCTTCTTCGATGCCAAGCCGGTGATTCTCGATTGCGGCCTGCTGACGGCGGACGAGGCCGGGCTGGCCGACCTGGTGCCGGCACTGCTGGAACGCGGCATCCGGCTGATCGAGATCGAGGGTGCGGACCCGGAATGGCCGGCCACCGCGGGCTGGGAGTGGCCGCGCGGCTACTCGGGCGGCCGCGCGGTCGGGGCGGTCGAGATCCCGGAGGAGGCGCTGCCGCCGCCACCCGATCCGGCGCGGGCCTCGCTCGTCATCGACGAGCCGGTCCGGTCCGGCCGGTCGGTGTCGTTCCCGGAAGGCGACGTGATCATCATCGGCTCGGTCGCGTCCGGTGCGGAAATCACCGCGGGCGGCTCGATCCATGTGTATGGAACGTTGCGCGGCCGTGCACTCGCCGGGGTCGGCGGCAATGCATCGGCCCGCATCCTGTGCCGGCGGATGAATGCCGAGCTGATCGCCATCGACGGGTTCTACATGACTGCAGACGACATGCCGGCCGAACGGATCGGGCAGGCGATCCAGGCACGGCTTGATGGCGAGTCGCTAGTGCTGCTACCCATCGATTGA
- a CDS encoding acyl-CoA thioesterase — protein MSSHTDSSKPAVETWDGADVPAIVAVTPIGPDRFVGRFNQVNFYKSLFGGQVLGQSIAAATATVENRPIHSMHGYFLRPGAGDLPAEYVVERTRDGRSFSTRRVTGTQETARGRETIFQMECSFHATEPGWEHQSEMPDVPPPDALADMVEIARGAEPVIGEILSRRLRAYQALEVRPVRPDQVLTRQKQNRRQAWFRVPSAAGLTDPALHLQILAWMSDFSLSGAALVMHTVPLPGPHLFMASIDHAMWFHRPVLTGDWLLFDTDSPSASGATGLSRGLIYDRGGRLVATVAQESLQRQID, from the coding sequence ATGAGCAGCCACACCGATTCCTCCAAGCCCGCCGTCGAAACCTGGGACGGCGCCGACGTGCCCGCCATCGTGGCGGTGACGCCGATCGGCCCGGACCGGTTCGTCGGACGGTTCAACCAGGTCAACTTCTACAAGAGCCTGTTCGGCGGACAGGTGCTGGGGCAGTCGATCGCCGCCGCCACGGCGACGGTCGAGAACCGGCCGATCCACTCGATGCACGGCTACTTCCTGCGTCCGGGCGCCGGCGACCTGCCGGCCGAATATGTCGTCGAGCGAACCCGCGATGGCCGCTCCTTCTCCACCCGCCGCGTCACAGGCACGCAGGAGACCGCGCGGGGACGCGAGACCATCTTCCAGATGGAATGCTCGTTCCACGCCACCGAACCCGGCTGGGAGCACCAGTCGGAGATGCCGGACGTGCCGCCGCCGGACGCACTCGCGGACATGGTCGAGATCGCCCGGGGCGCGGAGCCGGTCATCGGCGAGATCCTCAGCCGGCGCCTGCGCGCCTACCAGGCGCTGGAAGTCCGTCCGGTGCGGCCGGACCAGGTGCTGACCCGGCAGAAGCAGAACCGCCGCCAGGCCTGGTTCAGGGTGCCGAGCGCCGCGGGCCTCACCGATCCGGCGCTGCATCTGCAGATCCTGGCCTGGATGTCGGACTTTTCGCTGAGCGGTGCGGCGCTGGTCATGCACACGGTTCCGCTGCCGGGCCCGCACCTGTTCATGGCCAGCATCGACCACGCGATGTGGTTCCACCGTCCGGTGCTGACCGGCGACTGGCTGCTGTTCGATACCGACAGCCCGTCCGCATCCGGCGCGACCGGGCTCTCACGCGGGCTGATCTACGACCGAGGCGGCCGGCTGGTGGCGACGGTGGCGCAGGAATCCCTGCAGCGGCAGATCGACTGA
- a CDS encoding glutathione S-transferase family protein produces the protein MRILHHIPLSPFSRKVRLVLSEKRLPFELKVEKVWERRPDYLDLNPAGTVPMLVEENGLSIPDSGVICEYLEEAYPDTPLMGRTLAERVEVRRLTAWFDGKFYHEVTRNLLGEKYMKRLIGRGNPDATALRAGYANIRYHLDYIGWLAETRKWLAGPSLSLADFAAAAQLSSLDYIGDLDWTLNAPTKDWYARVKSRPCFRALLNDRVTGINPPDHYGDLDF, from the coding sequence ATGCGCATCCTGCACCACATCCCGCTTTCGCCCTTTTCGCGCAAGGTCCGCCTGGTCCTCTCGGAGAAGCGGCTCCCGTTCGAGCTGAAGGTGGAGAAGGTCTGGGAGCGCCGGCCGGATTATCTCGATCTCAACCCGGCCGGCACCGTGCCGATGCTGGTCGAGGAAAATGGCCTGTCGATCCCCGATTCGGGCGTGATCTGCGAATATCTCGAGGAGGCCTATCCGGATACCCCGCTGATGGGCCGCACCCTGGCCGAGCGGGTCGAGGTCAGGCGGCTCACCGCCTGGTTCGACGGCAAGTTCTACCACGAGGTCACCCGCAACCTGCTGGGCGAGAAATACATGAAGCGGCTGATCGGCCGCGGCAACCCGGACGCGACCGCGCTCCGGGCCGGATACGCCAACATCCGCTACCATCTCGATTATATCGGCTGGCTGGCGGAAACCCGGAAATGGCTGGCCGGGCCGAGCCTGTCGCTCGCCGATTTCGCGGCGGCGGCGCAGCTTTCGTCGCTGGACTATATCGGCGACCTCGACTGGACGCTGAATGCGCCGACCAAGGACTGGTATGCGCGGGTGAAGTCGCGGCCGTGTTTCCGCGCCCTGCTGAACGACCGCGTCACCGGTATCAACCCGCCCGACCATTACGGCGACCTCGACTTTTGA
- a CDS encoding Rossmann-fold NAD(P)-binding domain-containing protein, whose translation MSTPADRHLLIFGLGYSALEVARLAVKAGYRVTGTTRRPDLQAPAGVALVRPESALDLLDGVTHLLAGAPPGADGDPILALLAPHLDACRPGWIGYFSTTGVYGDRQGGWVDENTEPAPTGPRGTRRLEAELAWEKFARRTGARLDLLRIAGIYGPGRSAFDSLRAGTARRVDAPGHAFGRIHRDDIAGATLAAMHTDAGRDEHGRRVLNLSDDLPEESAVVTAAAARMLGMEPPVAVPLEEALAGMSEMGRSFWAENRKVASRMTQEWLGREWSYPRFREGLTAIRMTEAEM comes from the coding sequence ATGAGCACGCCAGCCGACCGCCATCTGCTGATCTTCGGCCTCGGCTATTCCGCCCTGGAAGTGGCCAGGCTGGCGGTCAAGGCGGGCTATCGCGTGACCGGAACGACCCGGCGTCCCGACCTGCAGGCCCCCGCCGGCGTGGCGCTGGTGCGGCCGGAGTCGGCGCTGGATCTGCTCGACGGCGTGACCCACCTGCTGGCCGGCGCCCCGCCCGGCGCGGACGGCGACCCGATCCTGGCGCTGCTCGCGCCCCACCTCGATGCGTGCCGGCCCGGCTGGATCGGCTATTTCTCGACCACCGGCGTCTATGGCGATCGCCAGGGCGGCTGGGTCGACGAGAACACCGAACCCGCGCCGACCGGACCGCGCGGCACCCGCCGCCTGGAAGCCGAACTGGCATGGGAAAAGTTCGCCCGCCGCACCGGCGCGCGGCTCGACCTGCTGCGCATCGCCGGGATCTACGGCCCCGGCCGCAGCGCATTCGACAGCCTGCGCGCGGGAACGGCACGGCGCGTGGATGCGCCGGGACACGCGTTCGGACGCATCCACCGCGACGACATCGCGGGGGCGACGCTGGCCGCCATGCACACGGATGCCGGCCGGGACGAACACGGGCGCCGAGTGCTGAACCTCAGCGACGACCTGCCGGAGGAGAGCGCGGTGGTGACCGCGGCGGCAGCCCGGATGCTCGGGATGGAGCCGCCGGTGGCGGTGCCTCTGGAAGAGGCGCTGGCGGGGATGAGCGAGATGGGGCGGAGCTTTTGGGCGGAGAACCGGAAGGTGGCTAGCCGGATGACGCAGGAGTGGCTTGGGCGGGAGTGGTCGTATCCGAGGTTTCGGGAGGGGCTCACCGCCATCCGCATGACCGAAGCAGAGATGTAA
- a CDS encoding GntR family transcriptional regulator, with the protein MMNITAETASPAARPADPLPPALVVEPPAGPGSTDIRLDADDGRNSLCQRAYAQIRKSLITSAIRPGHKLILRPLAAELHLSPTPVREALLRLVSEQALVLDERGSAIVPIMDQTSFRELSEMRGDLEARAAERAVEFATVQQIDELERINAECLDLHRANRHAAMLEANASFHRSVCKAAAAPLILRMLEGLWMRLGPVYALSFDRPLPEFGPDGHPHLQLIEALRQRDVALAREAAFNDVRYSNEILRPSLIDA; encoded by the coding sequence ATGATGAACATCACCGCAGAGACGGCCTCGCCTGCCGCACGTCCCGCCGATCCGCTACCGCCTGCGCTCGTCGTCGAGCCACCGGCCGGACCGGGTTCGACCGACATCCGCCTGGATGCCGATGACGGCCGCAACAGCCTGTGCCAGCGCGCCTACGCACAGATCCGAAAGTCGCTGATCACCAGCGCGATCCGGCCCGGGCACAAGCTGATCCTGCGGCCGCTCGCGGCCGAGCTTCACCTGAGCCCGACCCCGGTTCGGGAAGCGCTGCTGCGCCTGGTTTCGGAACAGGCGCTGGTTCTCGACGAGCGCGGTTCCGCGATCGTTCCGATCATGGATCAAACCAGCTTCCGTGAGTTGAGCGAGATGCGCGGCGATCTCGAGGCGCGGGCAGCCGAACGCGCGGTCGAGTTCGCGACGGTGCAGCAGATCGACGAGCTCGAGCGGATCAATGCCGAGTGCCTCGACCTGCATCGAGCCAACCGGCATGCCGCGATGCTGGAGGCCAACGCATCCTTCCATCGCAGCGTCTGCAAGGCAGCCGCCGCGCCGCTGATCCTGCGCATGCTGGAAGGGCTGTGGATGCGTCTGGGGCCGGTCTATGCGCTGAGTTTCGATCGGCCGCTGCCGGAGTTCGGTCCCGACGGGCACCCGCATTTGCAACTGATCGAGGCGCTGCGCCAGCGCGACGTGGCCCTCGCCCGCGAAGCCGCCTTCAACGACGTGCGCTACAGCAACGAGATCCTGCGCCCCAGTCTGATCGACGCCTGA